One genomic region from Rosa rugosa chromosome 1, drRosRugo1.1, whole genome shotgun sequence encodes:
- the LOC133739331 gene encoding root phototropism protein 3-like translates to MKNNQEYYLQESVTFPGKPSPFAAECWFDDACILDMDYFVKTLTGIKAKGVRPDLIGSIITHYASKWLPDLLGDVFSDQKSSLTNFESSPESVTALWMRKRFFVETLVGVLPPEKDCIPCNFLLRLLRTANMVGVEPSYRAELEKRISWQLDQASLKELMIPSFSHTCGTLLDVELVIRLVKRFVNLEESAAKSGVAMVKVAKLVDCYLAEAAVDVNLSLPEFAALAGALPSHARATDDGLYRAIDTYLKAHPGVSKHDRKSLCRLIDSRKLSPEASLHAAQNERLPVRAVIQVLFSEQTKLHRNIDWSGSFSGSARSPNPLADPGAARCHSKRDMSNLHTQIRSLKDEVLRLQSQCNSMQMQMERKSREKKKGVFKWNVFGIPSFKSGSGLVRINEGGEGEVGYGKQTPAMDMKTKLVRGRVTPKWRNSMS, encoded by the exons ATGAAGAACAACCAAGAGTACTACTTGCAAGAATCCGTCACTTTCCCAGGGAAACCCTCCCCGTTCGCAGCAGAATGCTGGTTCGACGATGCTTGCATTCTCGACATGGACTACTTTGTCAAAACGCTAACCGGAATTAAGGCCAAAGGCGTACGACCCGACCTCATCGGCTCAATTATCACCCACTACGCCTCCAAATGGCTTCCCGACCTCTTGGGTGATGTCTTCTCTGACCAAAAGAGCAGCCTGACCAACTTTGAGTCCTCCCCGGAAAGCGTTACAGCCTTGTGGATGAGAAAAAGGTTCTTCGTCGAAACCCTAGTCGGGGTTCTGCCTCCGGAGAAGGACTGCATCCCGTGCAACTTCCTCCTCCGGCTGCTAAGGACCGCCAACATGGTGGGGGTCGAGCCCTCTTATCGAGCAGAGCTGGAGAAGAGGATTTCGTGGCAGCTAGACCAAGCGTCACTAAAGGAACTCATGATTCCTTCTTTTAGTCACACGTGCGGGACATTATTGGACGTTGAACTTGTTATTAGGTTGGTGAAGAGGTTTGTGAACCTGGAGGAGTCTGCTGCTAAAAGTGGAGTTGCCATGGTGAAGGTGGCGAAGCTCGTGGATTGTTACCTTGCTGAGGCCGCTGTGGATGTGAATCTGAGCTTGCCGGAGTTTGCGGCCCTCGCTGGAGCTCTGCCTAGCCATGCTCGAGCCACAGATGATGGGTTATACCGAGCCATTGATACTTATCTCAAA GCACATCCTGGAGTATCCAAGCATGATCGCAAGAGTCTGTGTAGACTAATTGACAGTCGAAAGCTCTCCCCTGAGGCATCTCTTCATGCTGCTCAAAACGAACGCTTGCCGGTCCGAGCTGTAATCCAAGTCCTCTTCTCCGAGCAAACCAAGCTCCACAGAAACATCGACTGGAGTGGCTCGTTCAGCGGCAGTGCAAGGAGCCCAAACCCCTTAGCAGATCCAGGCGCCGCCAGATGCCACTCAAAGCGAGACATGTCGAATCTGCATACGCAGATAAGGAGTTTGAAAGATGAGGTCCTTAGGCTGCAGAGCCAATGCAATTCAATGCAAATGCAGATGGAGAGGAAATCAAgggagaaaaagaaaggggTTTTCAAGTGGAATGTTTTTGGAATACCTTCATTTAAGAGCGGGAGTGGTCTGGTGAGGATTAATGAGGGTGGAGAAGGGGAGGTTGGGTATGGGAAACAAACGCCAGCGATGGATATGAAGACCAAGTTGGTTAGAGGTAGAGTTACTCCGAAGTGGAGGAATTCTATGTCTTAA
- the LOC133725152 gene encoding pentatricopeptide repeat-containing protein At1g15510, chloroplastic, whose amino-acid sequence MAVSANTSQIPHSQHLPNPQFPKTHKLETLSFSTKLQSPHISSRKTQEITVCSTSSITTTNTQNPNSDLNELCRHGNLEKALKLLDSMQEVQVKVEEDAYVALVRLCEWKRTHEDGARVYKCISNSMTLLSVRLGNALLSMFVRFGNLVDAWYVFGRMGERDVFSWNVLVGGYAKAGFFDEALNLYHRMLWVGIVPDVYTFPCVLRTCGGVPDLARGREIHVHVIRFGFESDVDIVNALITMYVKCGVVGSARVLFDRMPRRDRISWNAMISGYFENGEYLEGLRLFLMMREFSVDPDLMTVTSLLSACEVLGDDKLGREIHGYVLKTELVDDVSVCSSLIQMYSVVGDLGEAEKVFSRMEDKDVVLWTSMISGYVNNALPEKALETYKVMEQEGILPDEITIASVISACACLGNLDMGIKLHELADRTGLISYVIVANTLIDMYSKCKCIDKALEVFHQIPGKNVISWTSVILGLRINNRCFEALIFFRQMKLRLKPNSITLVSVLAACARIGALMCGKEIHAHALRSGVAFDGFLPNALLDMYVRCGRMGSAWNQFNHNKNDVTAWNIILTGYAQRGQGRNAIELFHTMAESRVDPDEITFMALLCACSRSGMVSEGLEYFISMTLNYGITPNLKHYACIVDLLGRAGQLAEAREFIQKMPINPDAAIWGALLNACVIHRQVELGELAAQKIFELDAQSVGYYILICNLYADSGMWEEVAVVRNMMRERGLTVDPGCSWVEVKGKVHAFLSGDNFHPQIEELNAVLEGFYEKMRSLAFTEPESRLKDEVEASKAEIFCGHSERLAVAFGLINTAPGTPIWVTKNLYMCQSCHSTVKFISKVVRREICVRDTEKFHHFKDGFCTCGDEGYWGKPDK is encoded by the coding sequence ATGGCGGTTTCAGCTAATACCTCTCAAATTCCTCACAGCCAACACCTCCCAAATCCTCAGTTCCCCAAAACCCACAAGCTCGAAACCCTAAGCTTCTCCACCAAGCTCCAAAGTCCCCATATTTCTTCTAGAAAAACCCAAGAAATCACTGTCTGCAGCacctcctccatcaccaccaccaacacccAGAACCCCAACTCCGACCTAAACGAGCTCTGCCGCCATGGGAACCTCGAGAAAGCTCTGAAGCTCTTGGACTCTATGCAGGAGGTTCAGGTTAAGGTGGAAGAAGATGCTTATGTTGCTTTGGTTAGGCTATGCGAGTGGAAGAGAACACACGAGGATGGGGCTCGTGTGTACAAGTGCATATCGAATTCGATGACCCTTTTGAGCGTCAGGCTTGGTAATGCGTTGTTGAGCATGTTTGTGAGGTTTGGCAATTTGGTTGATGCTTGGTATGTGTTTGGGAGAATGGGTGAGAGGGATGTGTTTTCTTGGAATGTTTTGGTTGGTGGGTATGCGAAAGCCGGGTTTTTCGATGAGGCTTTGAACTTGTATCATAGAATGTTGTGGGTTGGGATTGTGCCTGATGTGTATACATTTCCTTGTGTTCTTAGAACATGTGGGGGAGTGCCGGACTTGGCGAGAGGGAGGGAGATTCATGTGCATGTGATTCGATTTGGGTTTGAATCCGATGTTGATATTGTGAATGCTTTGATTACAATGTATGTGAAATGTGGGGTGGTTGGTAGTGCACGGGTGCTGTTTGATAGAATGCCTAGGAGAGACAGGATTTCGTGGAATGCAATGATTTCGGGGTATTTTGAGAATGGGGAGTATTTGGAAGGACTGAGATTGTTTCTCATGATGCGGGAGTTTTCAGTTGATCCGGATTTGATGACCGTGACTAGCTTGTTATCTGCTTGCGAGGTTCTTGGTGATGACAAGTTAGGGAGGGAAATACATGGTTATGTTTTGAAAACAGAGTTGGTGGACGATGTTTCGGTGTGTAGTTCTTTGATTCAGATGTATTCAGTTGTTGGGGATTTGGGGGAAGCGGAGAAAGTATTTTCCAGGATGGAAGATAAAGATGTGGTGTTATGGACATCGATGATTTCGGGTTATGTGAATAACGCACTGCCTGAGAAGGCTCTGGAAACCTACAAAGTGATGGAGCAGGAGGGTATTTTGCCAGATGAAATAACTATAGCCAGTGTTATATCTGCTTGTGCTTGTTTAGGGAACTTAGATATGGGTATCAAGCTTCATGAGCTTGCTGACAGGACTGGGCTCATATCGTATGTGATAGTTGCTAATACTCTCATTGATATGTATTCTAAGTGTAAATGCATTGACAAAGCATTGGAAGTGTTCCACCAGATCCCAGGAAAGAATGTCATATCTTGGACTTCAGTCATACTCGGCCTTCGGATAAACAATCGGTGCTTTGAGGCTTTAATTTTCTTTCGGCAAATGAAACTCAGGTTAAAACCAAATTCTATTACCTTGGTTTCCGTCCTAGCTGCTTGTGCTAGAATAGGAGCTCTGATGTGTGGAAAGGAGATTCATGCTCATGCACTAAGGAGTGGTGTAGCATTTGATGGTTTTTTACCCAATGCACTTCTTGACATGTATGTAAGGTGTGGAAGGATGGGATCCGCATGGAACCAGTTCAACCATAACAAGAACGATGTCACTGCATGGAATATCATACTAACTGGGTATGCCCAGAGGGGGCAAGGAAGGAATGCCATTGAGCTATTCCACACAATGGCTGAGTCAAGGGTAGACCCAGATGAGATCACATTTATGGCGCTACTATGTGCTTGTAGCAGGTCTGGTATGGTTAGTGAAGGTTTGGAGTATTTCATTAGCATGACACTTAATTATGGCATTACACCTAATCTGAAACACTATGCCTGCATTGTCGATCTACTTGGCCGCGCTGGGCAATTGGCTGAAGCTCGTGAGTTTATACAGAAGATGCCTATAAATCCAGATGCAGCTATCTGGGGAGCCTTGTTAAATGCTTGCGTGATCCACAGGCAGGTTGAACTTGGTGAACTTGCAGCCCAGAAAATATTTGAATTGGATGCCCAAAGTGTAGGGTATTACATACTTATCTGTAACCTTTATGCAGACAGTGGTATGTGGGAAGAAGTTGCAGTGGTAAGAAACATGATGAGGGAGAGGGGGCTAACTGTAGATCCCGGGTGCAGTTGGGTTGAGGTAAAGGGAAAAGTTCATGCTTTCCTAAGTGGCGATAACTTCCACCCTCAAATAGAGGAACTTAATGCAGTTTTGGAGGGATTTTATGAGAAAATGAGATCATTGGCTTTCACAGAGCCAGAAAGTAGGCTTAAAGATGAAGTTGAAGCTTCAAAAGCTGAGATCTTTTGTGGACACAGTGAGAGACTAGCAGTTGCATTTGGCCTCATTAATACAGCCCCGGGGACGCCTATATGGGTGACAAAGAATCTTTATATGTGCCAAAGCTGTCACAGTACTGTCAAATTTATCTCTAAGGTTGTGCGCCGGGAGATTTGTGTAAGGGATACTGAAAAATTCCACCATTTTAAGGATGGCTTCTGTACTTGTGGGGATGAAGGTTATTGGGGAAAGCCAGATAAGTGA